The following are encoded in a window of Bos indicus isolate NIAB-ARS_2022 breed Sahiwal x Tharparkar chromosome 21, NIAB-ARS_B.indTharparkar_mat_pri_1.0, whole genome shotgun sequence genomic DNA:
- the DNAJA4 gene encoding dnaJ homolog subfamily A member 4 isoform X3, whose translation MDIFDMFFGGGGRMARERRGKNVVHQLSVTLEDLYNGVTKKLALQKNVICEKCEGVGGKKGSVEKCPVCKGRGMQIHIQQIGPGMVQQIQTVCIECKGQGERINPKDRCESCNGAKVIREKKIIEVHVEKGMKDGQKILFHGEGDQEPELEPGDVIIVLDQKDHSVFQRRGHDLIMKMKIQLSEALCGFKKTIKTLDDRVLVITSKSGEVIKHGDLKCVRNEGMPIYKSPLEKGILIIQFLVIFPEKHWLPQDKLSQLEALLPPRQKVRITEDMDQVELKEFNPNEQNWRQHREAYEEDDDGPRAGVQCQTA comes from the exons ATGGACATCTTTGACATGTTCTTTGGTGGCGGAGGACGGATGGCTCGAGAGAGAAGAG GCAAGAATGTGGTACATCAGTTGTCTGTAACTCTTGAAGATTTATataatggagtcacaaagaaatTGGCTCTCCAGAAAAATGTAATTTGTGAGAAATGTGAAG GCGTTGGTGGGAAGAAGGGGTCTGTGGAGAAGTGCCCGGTGTGCAAGGGGCGAGGGATGCAGATTCACATCCAGCAGATTGGGCCGGGCATGGTGCAGCAGATCCAGACCGTGTGCATCGAGTGCAAGGGCCAGGGCGAGCGCATCAACCCCAAGGACCGCTGCGAAAGCTGCAACGGTGCCAAGGTCATCCGAGAGAAGAAGATTATCGAGGTACACGTGGAGAAAG GTATGAAGGATGGGCAAAAGATACTATTTCATGGAGAAGGAGATCAGGAGCCCGAGCTGGAGCCTGGTGATGTCATAATTGTGCTTGATCAGAAGGATCATAGTGTCTTTCAGAGACGAGGCCATGACTtgatcatgaaaatgaaaattcagctTTCCGAAGCCCTTTGTGGCTTCAAGAAGACGATAAAAACACTGGATGATCGAGTCCTTGTTATTACATCTAAATCAG gtgAGGTGATAAAGCACGGGGACCTGAAATGTGTACGTAATGAAGGAATGCCGATCTACAAATCACCTCTGGAGAAAGGGATTCTGATCATACAGTTTTTA GttatttttcctgaaaaacaCTGGCTTCCCCAAGACAAGCTTTCCCAGCTGGAAGCTCTGCTCCCACCTCGACAGAAAGTCAGGATTACAGAGGACATGGATCAGGTGGAGCTGAAGGAGTTTAATCCCAACGAGCAGAACTGGCGCCAGCACAGGGAAGCCTATGAAGAGGACGATGACGGGCCGCGGGCTGGAGTGCAGTGCCAGACGGCATGA
- the SKIC8 gene encoding superkiller complex protein 8, with protein sequence MTNQYSILFKQEQAHDDAIWSVAWGSNKKENSETVVTGSLDDLVKVWKWRDEKLDLQWSLEGHQLGVVSVDISHTLPIAASSSLDAHIRLWDLENGKQIKSIDAGPVDAWTLAFSPDSQYLATGTHVGKVNIFGVESGKKEYSLDTRGKFILSIAYSPDGKYLASGAIDGIINIFDIATGKLLHTLEGHAMPIRSLTFSPDSQLLVTASDDGYIKIYDVQHANLAGTLSGHASWVLNVAFCPDDTHFVSSSSDKSVKVWDVGTRTCVHTFFDHQDQVWGVKYNGNGSKIVSVGDDQEIHIYDCPI encoded by the exons ATGACCAACCAG tACAGTATTCTCTTCAAACAAGAGCAAG CCCATGATGATGCCATCTGGTCAGTTGCCTGGGGgtcaaacaagaaagaaaactctgaGACAGTGGTCACGGGATCCCTGGATGACCTGGTGAAGGTCTGGAAATG GCGTGATGAGAAGCTGGACCTACAGTGGAGTCTGGAGGGCCATCAGCTGGGTGTGGTGTCTGTGGACATCAGCCACACCCTGCCCATTGCTGCATCCAGTTCTCTTGATGCTCATATTCGTCTCTGGGACTTGGAAAACGGCAAACAGATAAAGTCTATAGATGCAGGACCTG tggATGCCTGGACTTTGGCCTTTTCTCCTGATTCTCAGTATCTGGCCACAGGAACTCACGTGGGAAAAGTGAACATTTTTGGTGTGGAAAGTGGGAAAAAGGAGTATTCTTTGGACACAAGAGGAAAATTCATTCTTAGTATTGCATAT AGTCCTGATGGGAAATACCTGGCCAGTGGAGCCATAGACGGAATCATCAATATTTTTGATATTGCAACTGGGAAACTTCTGCATACGCTGGAAG GCCATGCTATGCCCATTCGCTCCTTGACTTTTTCCCCGGATTCACAGCTCCTTGTCACTGCTTCAGATGATGGCTACATCAAGATCTATGATGT ACAACATGCCAACTTGgctggcacattgagtggccACGCATCCTGGGTGCTGAATGTTGCATTTTGTCCTGATGACACACACTTTGTTTCCAG ttcatcTGACAAAAGTGTTAAAGTTTGGGATGTTGGAACAAGGACTTGTGTTCACACCTTCTTTGATCACCAGGATCAG GTCTGGGGAGTAAAATACAATGGAAATGGCTCAAAAATTGTGTCTGTTGGAGATGACCAGGAAATTCACATCTATGATTGTCCCatttaa